Genomic window (Longimicrobium sp.):
CCCACCCGGTCGGAGCGCCGGGCGTAGATGGCCGCCCCGCCCCAATCCCGCACGGCCGTCACCTTCCCGCCGGGGAGCACGGTGGCCGTGCTGGGGCTGAGCGACGACCATGCGGCGTCGCGCGCGTTGCTCACCGCTCCGTTCCCATCCACCCACAGCGCATGGAGGCGGGTCGTGTCGCCGGGGAGGATGTTGATGGCCTCTGGCACCACGTAAAGCCAGTTGCGCGGCGATCCGTAGCGCTCGTGGGCGCGCGACCACGGGTTGACGGACGCGAACCGGCGGAAGGGCGGCGCCAGGATCTCGATTCCGCCGTTGGCCGCCTGGGTCGCGCGAACCACTCCGTTCTGGTCCACGGTCGCGTAATGGGAGAACGACTTGAAGGTGGGGCGCGGGCCCGGCACCACGTTCCCCTCCGCGTCCAGGAACACCACCCGCAGGCGCGCCGTGTCGCCCACGGTGAGCCACACGGACCCGGGGATGACGTGCATCGCCACCGGCACGCCGTGCGCGCGGTTGGCGGAGAAGAGGAACGTACCCCCCTTCCCCGAGGCGCGCACCGTCTGCTCGCCCTCCGCGGCTCCGAGCGTCCACCGCGTGGAAGCGTAGCCGCTCGCGTCCGTATTGCTCCGGCGGATGCTCACCGATCCGCCGCCGCTGACCGCGACCCAGTTCACGACCGCGCCGGCAATGGGACGCTTTGCCTGGTCCAGCACGCGCACCACCAGCAGCGTGGGGAGGGGCGTTCCGGGGAGTCCGGTCTGCCCGTCGCCCTGCGCCATCGACAGCGTGACACCGTTCGCCCGGTCCAGCACGGGGCCGGCCGGCGGCGCCATGGGCGCATCGTTCGAACACCCGGCGGCCCCCGCAAGGAGGGCGGCAAGGAGCAAAGTTTTACGGTGCAAGGTGTGGTCCGGGGACGGAGGGAAGCTGCTGCGGGCGCGCGTGGCAGGTGCGCAAGGGGCGGGCCAGTTCCGGAGTGCGCCGGAGTGGAACGAAAGGTTGCGAACCGGCAACAAACTTGGCAGCTGCCGAAGCCGTGCGCCTATAATGCCCCTACGGGATTCCGTGCGAACGCCAGCACCGGCGTAACGCACGGAGGGACGCAAGCGCCCCCTCCCCCAGGTGGTTATTGGGGGAGGGGGCAGCGAGGTGACGAGCGGGGGAGGGGGCCTGCGCCCCTTACGGGATCTCCTCCTCGTCGCCCCCGCGCTCCGGCTGCTCGCGCGGACGGACGCGCGGCTGCTGGCCGAAGTTGTAGCTGAAGCTCAGGAAGACGCCGCGCGCACCCATCCGGCGCTCCGTCTCCTGGTAGAAGCGCTCGTCGTCCGTCATCGAGCGGAAGCGCATCGTGTTGAACGGGTCCACCACGCGCAGGCTCACGCTGGCCCTGTCGCCCATCAGCTTCTGGCGAAGGGCCAGGTTGAACATCTGCCGCCCCGAGACGCGCCCCTGCTCGGTGGCCATCGGCGCGCGGTACATCAGGAAGCCCTGCGCGTCCAGCCGCGGCGTGATCTTGAGCGTGGCGTTCATCCGCGCGGACCAACCGAAGGCATCGCTCCCCACGCCGGCGCCCACGTTGCTCGCGTCGGTCACCTGGCGGAAGGCGCTGAAGCCGCCGAAGCCCGTGACGCGCCCGCGGCGGATCGACGTGTTGAAGTCGGCGCCGTACGAATCCGTCGTGGCGACGTTCTGAAAGGTGGTCGTGGCCACGCCCGTGGCATCGTCCACCGTGGTGAAGCGCCGCACCGCGTCCGTCGTGTGGCGGTAGAACGGGGTGAGCTGGATGGTGCCCAGGTCGCCCGACTGCTGGAAGCCGACCTCGAAGGAGTGCGTGTACTCCGGCTTGAGGTACGGGTTGCCGCGGAAGACGTTGAGCGGGTCTTCCACGCGGCCGAACGGGTTGAGCTGCTGCGTGCGCGGACGCTCCACGCGCTTGGAGTAGCTCGCCTTGAGCTGCCGCGAGTCGTCCAGGTTGTAGGCGACGAGCGCGCTCGGGAAGAAGGACCCGTAGCTGTTTTCGAAGGATTCGCCGGTGGTCGCCAGGTCGAACTCGCTGGAGGCACGCTCCAGGCGCAGCCCTCCCTGCACGTCGAAGCTCCCCAGCGTGGAGGCGAGCACACCGTAGCCGGCGTGCACCGTCTCGTCGTACGCGAAGGCGTTGGTGCGCGACGCGTCCACCTCGTACGCATTCGACCCGTAGGAGAAGAGCGACGCGGTGAAGTCGCTGTTCAGCCGGCGCATCGTGCCGCGGTAGCCGGTCTCCAGCCGCACGCGCTCGCCCAGCGGCCGCGTGTAGTCGGCCGTGAGCGTCCAGTTGCGGGTGCGCTCGTCGTTCCCCTGCGTCTCCAGGAAGGGGAGCTCGTCGGCCGCGGTGCCGTCCGGCAGCAGCGCCTGCTCGGTGTAGCGGGTGAGCTCGTCCTCGTTGTCGCGGTTGAAGCGAAGCTCGGTGGCGAACTCGTTCTGGCGCGGGCGGATCGTGTGGCGGTAGCCGAGCACGTAGTCCAGCCCCAGCTCGCTCCCCTCCTCGTTCGCCCGCCGGTCGCGAAGGCCCAGCAGCTCGCGCGATGCGCCGAGCTCCCGGTACTCGTTGACGTCGTTGCGGTCCGCGCTGCGCGTGCTCAGCAGCAGGCTGGTGTGGATCTGGTCGCGCGCGCTCAGCTTCAGCTCGGCGCTCGTGTTGAGCGTGTGCGAGATCGGCGCGAAAGCCCCAGCCGCGTCCTGCTCCAGGTACGTCAGCGGCGTGAGGTAGCGGTTCTCGCGGAAGGTGAAGCCCGTCGTCTCCCGGTCGTCTCGCATGAAGCCGTAGTTGCCGAACAGCGTCAGCGGCCCCTTCTGGTAGCCCAGGTTGCCGGAGAGGTTCACCTGACCCGTGGTGCCGCCGCCGGCCGTGATCCCGCCGCTCGTACCCAGGTCCGTGTTCTGGCGCAGGACGACGTTCACGATCCCCGCCATCCCCTCCGGATCGAACTTGGCGGACGGGTTGGGGATCACCTCCACGCGGTCCACCATGTTGGCCGGGAGCTGCGCGAGGAAGGCCCCCAGCTGCTCGCCGCGCATCGGCGACGGGCGGCCGTTGATCTGCACGACCACGTTCTCGTTGCCGCGCAGGCTCACGCGGCCGTCGATGTCCACCTCCACGGAGGGGACGTTGCGCAGCGCGTCGACGGCATTGCCGCCGGCCGCCGCGGGCATGTCGCGCAGCGTGTAGGTGTTGCGGTCCGGGGCCAGCGCCGCCTCGCGCCGCGCGGCGGTGACGGTCACGCCTTCGAGCTGCACGGCGCTGGTGCCCAGCCGGATCGTCCCCAGCGAGGCGACCGGCGCCTCCGCGCTGACGGCGATGCCGGGGCGCGTGGACGCCTGGTGGCCGAGGGCGGTCACCCGCAGGTAGTATCGGCCGGGGCGCACCCCTTCTATGCGAAACGTCCCATCCGCCCCGGTAAGTGCCCCGTTGACGAGCGAGGAGTCGGCGGCGCTGCGCACTTCGGCGGAAGCGGAGCGGATCGGCTGGCCGGTGGCGGCATCCACCACGATCCCGCGGATCTGCCCGGCGGCCTGCGCTGCCTGTGCGCCCGGCCGTCCGCCCTGCGCGGCCAGCTCGCCGCCCGCGCCCAGCGCCACTATGAGTGCAATCGTTCCCGTATATCTCAACTCAGACATCCCGCATGAGGGTCCGGGGCGTCGCGGGTCCCGAACGGATCCGCGCCGCCCATCGTGCTTGCCCACTTCCTTACAACCGGCCAGCTCCAAACGTTTGGCGAACCTGAGAACCAACCCTCCCGCCGTTCTCGCTGTACCCTCTGTGGCTCTGCGAGAGGCCCGTAGTTTTTGCCTGATCGGTCCGTGAGGGATATTCTCCGGCGGATCGCGATGCCGAACCGTTCCCGGATGGCCGAATGTACGAGTCCCACATTCCCGCTGGATCTCCGCCGCCGCACGAGCCTGACGCGCTGCCGGTCCTGCGCCGCATTCTGCTCGCGGTGGTGCTGGTGGGGATCGTGGGGCTCGCGGCCGAGCTGCTCCTGCTGGAGCACTACGAGGACGTGTGGCAGTGGACGCCGCTGGCCCTGCTCGCCGCCGGACTCGTCGCCGGGACCGCGGTGGCGCTGCGGCCGGGGCGCGGGGTGCTCCTCGCGTTCCGCGCCGTGATGGCCGTGTACATCGTGGCCGGGGGCGTCGGCGCGTATCTTCACCTGCAGGGCAACGCCGAATTCGAGCGCGAGTCCGATCCCGCGCTCACGGGAACGGCGCTGTTCTGGGAATCGCTCAGCGGCGCCACCCCCGCGCTCGCGCCCGGCTCGCTGGCGCAGCTGGGGCTCGTGGGCCTGGCGCTGGCGTACCGGCACCCCGCGCTGCGCCGCACGAAGAACTGAACTTCATCCAACAGGGAGAACCGATGCACAGAACCGCCGCCCTCGTACTCGCCGCGCTCCTCGCCGCGTGCGGCAACGACGCGCCGGACCAGGACGCCGCCACCGCCACCCCGGAGGCCACGCCCCCCGCCGCCGCCGCGCCTGCCGCTCCCCTCGCTGACACCACCGCCGCTCCGGCGGCCGCGGAGGGCGCGATGATCGATCCCAACACGGCCACGCGCGAGCAGCTCACCGCCGCCGGCCTGGACGCCGCCGCCGCCGATGCGCTGATCCAGGGCCGCCCCTACGCCGACATGCTGGCCGTGGACCGCGCGCTCGCCCCGCGCCTGGGCGAGCCGCAGCGCAAGGCCGTGTACGCCAGGGTATGGAAGCCGATCGCCCTCAACAGCGCCTCCAAGGAGGAGATCCTCCTGATCCCCGGCGTCGGCCCCCGCATGCAGCACGAGTTCGAAGAGTACCGCCCGTACAGGAACATCGAGCAGTTCCGCCGCGAGATCGGCAAGTACGTGGACAAGGAAGAGGTCGCGCGGCTCGAGAAGTACGTCGAGGTGCGCTGACGGAGGGAACAGCGCGTCACACAGAGGGCACAGAGAGAACTACAAGGCGCGGAGGGAATCCCCTCCGCGCCTCTGTCTTATTCGCCCGGCGGTTTCGCGAGCAGATCCTGCAATCGTTTCAGGAACTCGCCCACGTCGATGCCGTCCACCAGCGCGTGGTGCACCTCGACCGCCACCGGCATGCGCCACGCGTCCCCCACCGCGAACCGCTGTCCGAAGACGAGCTTGGGAACGGAATCCTCCCGGCGCAGCGCGTTGGTGAACGAGGTGAAGCGGATCCACGGCAGCACCGTGCTGTGGAGGTAGGCGTCGTCCTCCTCGCGCGCGTCCTCCAGCAGCGACGTACCCGCACGCGCCCTCTCCAGCTCCGCGCGTCCGTCGGCGGCGAAGCGCGAGAAGGACGGGTCATACGGAAAGTACCCAAACCCAAACGTGCGGTCCGGCCGGAGCACCGTGCACCCGATCGACACCGTGTCGTGGCACCAGACGCGCTCCCCGCGAATGCGCAGCCGGAACGCCTCGGTCGCGCTCGCCGCGTGCATCCCCGCGAAGAGCGTCGCCAGGATGAACGACGGGCCCTCGGGGCGGCGCGACGCCTCGTATAGCGCCGTCACGTCCACGTCGGTGGAGACGCTGAAGTGTGGGCGGTCGTAGCCGCGGAAGAGGTGGAAGTGCTCCCGCCGGGCCCAGCGGTCCAGGTCGATGTAGTGCCCCACGGATGGCTCCCGGGTGAGTTGGCTGCTCCAGTGCGTGTGTCTTCGCGAGCCCCGCAGTTGCAGTTCTCGCCTGCGTACCCGGCCGTTGGACCGCAAGCACCGAACCCCGAGCCGCATGCAGAGCTCCCGCCTCGCGCCGATCCGCTCGACGTTCGACCAGCCCCTTTTCGTCGTGGGAGGCAGCACCGTCACGATCGCCTCCGTCGTCAGCTTCCTGGTGCTGGTGGCGATGGCGTTCCTGGCTTCCGCGGTGCTGCGGCGCGCGATGCAGCGGGTGTACCGCCAGCGCGGGCTGGACGAGGGGGTGCAGTACGCGCTGAACCGCCTCCTGCACTACGCCGTGATCGGGCTGGGCATCTTCTTCGCCCTGGAGAACCTCGGGATCTCGGTGACGGCGCTGGCCGGGCTCGGGGCGATCCTCGCCGTCGGAATCGGCTTCGGGCTCCAGAACATCGCGCAGAACTTCGTCAGCGGGCTCATCCTGCTGCTGGAGCGGCCGGTGAAGAAGGGCGACTTCGTGCAGGTGGGCGAGGTGCGCGGCACCGTGCGCCAGATCCACGCGCGCGCCACCATCGTCACCACGCTGGACAACGTGGACATCGTGGTGCCGAACGGCCAGTTCATCACCGAATCGGTCACCAACCAGACGCTGAGCGACCGGCGGGTGCGGGTGCGCGTGGAGGTGGGCGTGGCGTACGGCAGCGACACGGACCGGGTGCGGCGGGTGCTGGCGCGCGTGGCGGCGGAGGACGCGCGGGTGCTGGCCCTGCCGCCCCCCTCCGTCCTCTTCCTCGACTTCGGTGAGTCGTCGCTCGACTTCGTCCTCCTCGTCTGGATCCCGGACCCGCTGCTGGAGCCCGTCGTCACCAGCGACCTCCGCTTCGCCATCGACGCGGCGTTCCGGCAGGAGGAGATCGAGATCCCCTTTCCCCAGCGCGACCTGCGCATCCGCGGCGGGTGGCCCGGGGCATCGGAGTGATTCGGCCTCTATGCGCGCTCACGCGGGGATAACGGAAACTCCGGGATTGCCAGAGGGGCGAGCCTGTCCGCGTAAGACCCGGATTGGCCGCGCAGCCAGGCGTCCGCGCCCTGGAGCAGTCGGATGGTTGCGTCCCGGAGCTTCTTGATCTCGCCGGGCCCGGTCGTGCTCTCCCAGTCGTACACCGCCGCGTGCCGGCCCTGCCGGATGATGTTCAGCTCCCGGGCGGCCTCTGACAGGTCCCCGAGGCCGAGTGCCGCGACCGCGGCAAAGGTGAGCCGGTGGTTGTCGTTCCCCCGGATCCGGTATCCGGCCGCTCGGACGACGGCCGTGGAGCCTTGCAGGGCGGACTGGTACATGAGGGTGAACCGGGAGTCGAGATCAAGGTCCAACTCCGGCGCTGCGGCGCTCTGGACCGTCCTGGTTGCTTTGCGCCACATCCCCACGATTTCGTCGTACGGCGCGGCGAACTCCTCGATCTCGCGGCTGTCCAGCATCATCTTGATTCGCGCGTTCACGCCATCACCGCCCGCGTAAAGGCTTCTTCATCACCGCGAAGCCACGCCTTCGGCTCCGCGAGCACACGCTTCAAGAAAGCATTGCCCGAGCGCACGCGCTCTTTCGCCGTCGCCGCGGTGTACTCGACCACATCCAGTTGCCTGCCGATGAGGAACTCCGCGTCGGACAGTTGCCGGCGCACCTCCATGTGGGGATCGTCGCGGTCGAAGAGCAGGAACACGTCCACATCGCTGTCCGCCCGCGCGTCACCCCGTACGGTGGACCCGTAGACGAATGCGGCTTCGACGCCGGGAGCGTCCACCAGCGCCTCCCGGAGCACATCCGCCGGAGCCGCGGCGGAGCGGAGAAGCATCGCCCACGCGCGCCACGCGTCGTGCTCGTCTCTCGCCGAGAAGTAAACGCGCCCCTCCTCCTCTTCCCGGTTCACCGCACCCATCCGTTCGAGGTTCTGGAGTTCCCGCTGCACGGACGCGTTAGCCAGCTGCGTCCGCCGCATGAGATCCCGAAAGTGGAACCGCTCACCCGCGTGTGTGGCAAAGAACACCACCAGGCGCGCCATCGCCGGGGAGTGGAAAAGTGCGGTGAGGCTTGACGGGCGTTCTGAGGGCTGCTTCGGCATCACTCGGCCAGGCTATTGGTGTACTAGAATTTAGTACGCGCGAGGATGATGTGCAACCGCCCGCCTCCGCATGACGCCCGCTGATGTAGGAGCGCGTCTCATCAGGGACCCCGGGCAGCGAACGTTTGGCGACGCTCGCGCGCATCGAGCCGCTCAGAACGACGCTGTCTCGTACTCCGACAGGCGAAAGAACTCCCGCGTGAGCTCCGTCGCCCTCGCCTCGTCGAAGTCGGTGCAGGTGTAGAGCACGACGGAGGTGAAGCGCGGCCCCGACCAGGCCGTCACATAGAGTAGGGGGCCGGCGCCCGGAGCGGCTTCAGTGACTCGCATTTTTCCGGTACCGGATGCGTGGCGTATCGTACACCCATCGACGCGGGGAGCACCAGCGGTGCTCCCCGCGTCCACATTGCCCGGCAGATGGATCAATCCGTCGCGACCGTTTCCGCCGCGTCCGCCTGGGGGCCTCCCGCACCCATATCCGCCGGCAGGTACTCCTCGCCTCCGCGCTCACGGAACTCAGCGGACTTCTGCGCCATTCCCGCCTCCGCCTCCACAAGTCCAGGGTGATCTTTCTGTAGCGGAAGCGGGGCCGCACACGGGGCCAGGGCCGATGCTCAGCCGTCCGTTGCCGACAACGGGGGGCCGACCACCTCCATTCCGCACGCGGCGAACAGCTGGCTGATGGCGCCGAAGTCCTGCAATTGCTCTGGCGAGAGGAGGGCAAACTGATCGAAGAAGTCCTCCATCCCGGCTGACGGCTGGACGAGAATGAGCATGCACCCGTCGCCGTCGGTCGTTTTGCGCCAACGGTGAGGAATCTGCCGCGGCGCGAGCTGGCTCATCCCGGGGCCCAGACGGTTCAACGCCCCTCCGACCTCGAACTCGAACTCCCCCTGGAGAACCCAGAACCACTCTTCCTGCTCGTGATGCAGGTGTAGCGGCACGCCGAACCCAGCGGGGACACGGCTCTCGAAGAGAGACCATGCTCCACGGGTGTCCTTCTGCGACACCTTAGTCCAGACGTGCTCCGCCGACGTGTGCATCGGCTCTCCCCAGCGGCTTTCGTCCGCCGGGACCACGAAGCCCTGCAAGAGAACCGGAGCGGGACCTGCTGGATGGGACATGGGCCGCCTCTATTGGTTGGGGTCCTTCACGAGAGGCGGGAGTGGGAGCCCACCTCGGCACGACAGCGAGAGCCCGCGTCAGGAGCCCGGCTTCCGCGACGGCTTCCGTCGACCGGCACCGGGTCGCATGTACGCCTCGTTCGTCGTCACCACTCGGACGAGCAGGTCGAGCAACATCTCCTGCTCGGCCGGCTCCAGCACGGAGAGGATGCGGGCCTGGCATTCGGCCACACGGGGGCGCACCCGCGCACGCAACGCCTCTCCCTCCGGGGTGAGCCGCAGCAGGCGCGCCCGCCGGTCCGCGGGGTTGGTGCGCCGGTCCACGAAGCCTTTCTCCTCCAGGCTGGAGACGAGCATGCCGGCGGTGGTCCGGTCCACCCCGAGCCGTGTGGCAAGCGCGTTCTGATCGATGTCGGGATCGTCCCTCAACCAAGCCAGGACACCGTATTCCAGTGCCGTAAGCGCTTCGCCATCCAGCGCTTCTGCCGCCGCGGCCATGCCGACCTGGAACAGGCGACGGGAGAGCGGGATGACCTGGCGCCGCAGCGGTACTCCCGGCGCGGTGCCAGGGAACACGATGTCGGAAGCGGGAGAGGTCAGCGTGGAGGACGACACGTGTGCTCACGCGTGAGATTGTAGATGATCAGCCTACTGAACATCAGGATACTTACTATTTCGAAAGAGTCAAGCCTTTTCGATCTCGTGGCGCATCCGGGGGACGAATTGCTGGTCACCAACAGGGGTGAAAACGCGAACGCGGGGAGCACCATCGTGCTCCCCGCGTCCCCACGGTTGCGGAACCGCTCAATCGGCCGCGACCGTCTCCTCCGCTTCGACTCCGCGCTCTGCCGCGGCGGCAACCACCACCTCCGCCGGCAGGTACACCTCGCTCCCCTTCTCCCTGAACTCCGCCGACTTCTCTGCCATCCCCGCCTCCGCGGCCTCCAGCTTGGCGGCGTAGTCGCGGACGTCCTGGGTGATCTTCATGGAGCAGAACTTGGGGCCGCACATGCTGCAGAAGTGCGCGATCTTGGCGCCCTCGGCGGGGAGCGTCTCGTCGTGGTACGACAACGCCGTGACGGGGTCTAGCGACAGGTTGAACTGGTCGCGCCAGCGGAACTCGAAGCGCGCCTTGCTGATCGCGTCGTCCCACTCCTGGGCGCGGGGGTGGCGCTTGGCGAGGTCGGCGGCGTGGGCGGCGATCTTGTAGGTGATGACGCCCGCCTTTACGTCGTCGCGGTTGGGGAGGCCCAGGTGCTCCTTGGGGGTCACGTAGCAGAGCATCGCCGTGCCGTACCACCCGATCTGCGCGGCGCCGATGGCGCTGGTGATGTGGTCGTAGCCCGGCGCGATGTCGGTGGTGAGCGGCCCGAGCGTGTAGAAGGGGGCCTCCTCGCACCACTCGAGCTGCCGGTCCATGTTCTCCTGGATCAGGTGCATGGGAACGTGGCCGGGGCCCTCGTTCATCGTCTGCACGTCGAACTCCCAGGCGATCTTGTTGAGCTCGCCCTGGGTGCGCAGCTCGGCGAATTGCGCTTCGTCGTTGGCGTCGCGGATGGAGCCGGGGCGCAGGCCGTCGCCCAGCGAGAAGGAGACGTCGTACTCGCGCATGATCTCGCAGATCTCGCGGAAGTTCGTGTACAGGAACGACTCCCGGTGATGCGCCAGGCACCACTTGGCGATGATGCTCCCCCCGCGGCTCACGATGCCGGTGAGGCGGTTGGCGGTCATCGGCACGTAGCGCAGCAGGACGCCGGCGTGCACGGTGAAGTAGTCCACTCCCTGCTCCGCCTGCTCGATCAGCGTGTCGCGGTAGATCTCCCAGGTGAGCTCTTCGGGGACGCCGCCCACCTTTTCCAGCGCCTGGTAGATGGGCACCGTGCCGATGGGGACGGGCGAGTTGCGCAGGATCCACTCGCGCGTCTCGTGGATGTTCTTCCCCGTGCTCAGGTCCATCACCGTGTCCGCGCCCCACAGGGTGGCCCAGCGCAGCTTGTCCACCTCTTCCTCGATGGAGGAGGTGACGGCCGAGTTGCCGATGTTGGCGTTGACTTTGACCTTGAAGCCGCGGCCGATGATCATCGGCTCCAGCTCGGGGTGGTTGATGTTGGCGGGGATGATGGCCCGCCCGCGCGCCACCTCGCTCC
Coding sequences:
- a CDS encoding CatA-like O-acetyltransferase, producing MGHYIDLDRWARREHFHLFRGYDRPHFSVSTDVDVTALYEASRRPEGPSFILATLFAGMHAASATEAFRLRIRGERVWCHDTVSIGCTVLRPDRTFGFGYFPYDPSFSRFAADGRAELERARAGTSLLEDAREEDDAYLHSTVLPWIRFTSFTNALRREDSVPKLVFGQRFAVGDAWRMPVAVEVHHALVDGIDVGEFLKRLQDLLAKPPGE
- a CDS encoding TonB-dependent receptor: MRYTGTIALIVALGAGGELAAQGGRPGAQAAQAAGQIRGIVVDAATGQPIRSASAEVRSAADSSLVNGALTGADGTFRIEGVRPGRYYLRVTALGHQASTRPGIAVSAEAPVASLGTIRLGTSAVQLEGVTVTAARREAALAPDRNTYTLRDMPAAAGGNAVDALRNVPSVEVDIDGRVSLRGNENVVVQINGRPSPMRGEQLGAFLAQLPANMVDRVEVIPNPSAKFDPEGMAGIVNVVLRQNTDLGTSGGITAGGGTTGQVNLSGNLGYQKGPLTLFGNYGFMRDDRETTGFTFRENRYLTPLTYLEQDAAGAFAPISHTLNTSAELKLSARDQIHTSLLLSTRSADRNDVNEYRELGASRELLGLRDRRANEEGSELGLDYVLGYRHTIRPRQNEFATELRFNRDNEDELTRYTEQALLPDGTAADELPFLETQGNDERTRNWTLTADYTRPLGERVRLETGYRGTMRRLNSDFTASLFSYGSNAYEVDASRTNAFAYDETVHAGYGVLASTLGSFDVQGGLRLERASSEFDLATTGESFENSYGSFFPSALVAYNLDDSRQLKASYSKRVERPRTQQLNPFGRVEDPLNVFRGNPYLKPEYTHSFEVGFQQSGDLGTIQLTPFYRHTTDAVRRFTTVDDATGVATTTFQNVATTDSYGADFNTSIRRGRVTGFGGFSAFRQVTDASNVGAGVGSDAFGWSARMNATLKITPRLDAQGFLMYRAPMATEQGRVSGRQMFNLALRQKLMGDRASVSLRVVDPFNTMRFRSMTDDERFYQETERRMGARGVFLSFSYNFGQQPRVRPREQPERGGDEEEIP
- a CDS encoding MarR family winged helix-turn-helix transcriptional regulator, giving the protein MSSSTLTSPASDIVFPGTAPGVPLRRQVIPLSRRLFQVGMAAAAEALDGEALTALEYGVLAWLRDDPDIDQNALATRLGVDRTTAGMLVSSLEEKGFVDRRTNPADRRARLLRLTPEGEALRARVRPRVAECQARILSVLEPAEQEMLLDLLVRVVTTNEAYMRPGAGRRKPSRKPGS
- the thiC gene encoding phosphomethylpyrimidine synthase ThiC, encoding MIDRARPDSATAPTTGDYGDAFPASRKVYVDGPVGIRVPMREIVLSGGEPPLRVYDTSGPLGGDVREGLAPLRAEWIRARGDVTAVPGAQSPVPSSDPPGTRHSALGTSSLIPASLRRPILRGTGGVTQMAYARRGEVTAEMEYVALREGMSPEFVRSEVARGRAIIPANINHPELEPMIIGRGFKVKVNANIGNSAVTSSIEEEVDKLRWATLWGADTVMDLSTGKNIHETREWILRNSPVPIGTVPIYQALEKVGGVPEELTWEIYRDTLIEQAEQGVDYFTVHAGVLLRYVPMTANRLTGIVSRGGSIIAKWCLAHHRESFLYTNFREICEIMREYDVSFSLGDGLRPGSIRDANDEAQFAELRTQGELNKIAWEFDVQTMNEGPGHVPMHLIQENMDRQLEWCEEAPFYTLGPLTTDIAPGYDHITSAIGAAQIGWYGTAMLCYVTPKEHLGLPNRDDVKAGVITYKIAAHAADLAKRHPRAQEWDDAISKARFEFRWRDQFNLSLDPVTALSYHDETLPAEGAKIAHFCSMCGPKFCSMKITQDVRDYAAKLEAAEAGMAEKSAEFREKGSEVYLPAEVVVAAAAERGVEAEETVAAD
- a CDS encoding mechanosensitive ion channel domain-containing protein is translated as MQSSRLAPIRSTFDQPLFVVGGSTVTIASVVSFLVLVAMAFLASAVLRRAMQRVYRQRGLDEGVQYALNRLLHYAVIGLGIFFALENLGISVTALAGLGAILAVGIGFGLQNIAQNFVSGLILLLERPVKKGDFVQVGEVRGTVRQIHARATIVTTLDNVDIVVPNGQFITESVTNQTLSDRRVRVRVEVGVAYGSDTDRVRRVLARVAAEDARVLALPPPSVLFLDFGESSLDFVLLVWIPDPLLEPVVTSDLRFAIDAAFRQEEIEIPFPQRDLRIRGGWPGASE
- a CDS encoding cupin domain-containing protein translates to MHTSAEHVWTKVSQKDTRGAWSLFESRVPAGFGVPLHLHHEQEEWFWVLQGEFEFEVGGALNRLGPGMSQLAPRQIPHRWRKTTDGDGCMLILVQPSAGMEDFFDQFALLSPEQLQDFGAISQLFAACGMEVVGPPLSATDG
- a CDS encoding nucleotidyltransferase domain-containing protein, which translates into the protein MPKQPSERPSSLTALFHSPAMARLVVFFATHAGERFHFRDLMRRTQLANASVQRELQNLERMGAVNREEEEGRVYFSARDEHDAWRAWAMLLRSAAAPADVLREALVDAPGVEAAFVYGSTVRGDARADSDVDVFLLFDRDDPHMEVRRQLSDAEFLIGRQLDVVEYTAATAKERVRSGNAFLKRVLAEPKAWLRGDEEAFTRAVMA